In Acidobacteriota bacterium, a genomic segment contains:
- a CDS encoding IscS subfamily cysteine desulfurase, translated as MVIPKEVTEPVLDISSGICGICPAGCWVKVGVRDGRLETIAPDDGHPLGMLCRRGAHARDIVYSKDRLRYPMKRVGPKGTHEFEQISWDEAYDLIVENLERIKTESGAEATAVYTGRGAFELSLCDMYQPREAPVSSASNVLFPFGSPNTMGVGALCYVSFAIIAPHVTMGRMLIDMFSDIENAEMLFVWGTNPATDSPPLDMHRLEAATARGADIVVIDPRRTETVELGNAQWVPIRPGTDAALALSMIGVLIDEDLYDEDFADNWCHGFEELRSYVQHFSPEVTETITGVPADTIRDLARRLAGATGACPLMYSGLEYSNSGIQAIRAVYSLFALAGQLDVPGGIGLAMLDTHFPINRSCNQPNPDIGRAVGFDKFPLYSKYRGEGHASSLVDAVLHEDPYAIRALIIHGASILTSWPQTPIWEETLSKLDFVVCIDRNLTADARYADVVLPATTMFEIDSYMTYGPIFRLRDKVIEPVGEARNDYLIMAELARRLGHGHLFPQTEDEMIRRALDGSGFTVEDVREAGGWVKLPTPMMEYKKWQKGGLRHDGTPGFDTPTGKFEIWSTILEDYGYEPLPKYTEPTEGPIAAPDVAEDYPLVFNSGARPQTDFRSQHHGVGDLVKDSPEPIVEINLEDAAERGINTGDLVEVSTKRGAVPFRARVTDGIVKGAIEANMGGGTAVGPEPWQEWNVNILTDLDNYDEISGFPVYKALLCEVMKLEEGTEATRRTARAHVADTTRPLAQPRPAKRRIYLDNNATTEIDDEVRKAMASYLGASHGNPSSIHRSGRDARQAIVQARRQISRLINARPRSIIFTGGGSEADNLALKGVAFRYTDKGRHLITTTIEHPAVLGAAAFLERIGYDITYLDVDEWGRLDPKRLAMAMRDDTILVSIMMANNEVGTIQPIKELCRITHDRGALFHTDAVQAVGKILVDVDDLGIDLLSIAAHKFHGPKGVGALYVRKGVELEALIHGGKQERGLRAGTENVPAIVGMGRAADLAPDRVASGDRLAELRDRLEEKIRRLVPGAALNGDRDNRLPNTLNLTLPGLRGESLVVALDQHGIALSSGSACKTGNPDPTHVLIAMGRAPESAHCAVRFSLSHHTTDEDIDATVNALAEVLEEMETTVRFLSCK; from the coding sequence ATGGTCATTCCGAAAGAAGTGACGGAGCCAGTTTTAGACATCAGTAGCGGTATCTGTGGTATCTGTCCTGCCGGATGCTGGGTGAAGGTCGGCGTTCGCGACGGCAGGCTGGAAACGATTGCACCCGATGATGGCCACCCGCTCGGCATGTTGTGCCGACGGGGGGCACACGCCAGGGACATCGTGTACAGCAAGGACAGGCTCCGCTATCCGATGAAACGGGTGGGTCCCAAGGGAACCCACGAGTTCGAGCAGATCTCGTGGGATGAGGCCTACGATCTGATCGTCGAGAATCTCGAGCGGATCAAGACGGAGTCTGGTGCGGAGGCGACCGCCGTCTACACGGGCCGGGGGGCGTTCGAGCTGTCGCTGTGCGACATGTACCAGCCCAGGGAGGCTCCGGTCTCGTCGGCATCAAACGTGCTGTTTCCCTTCGGCTCGCCCAACACGATGGGGGTTGGCGCGCTGTGTTACGTCTCGTTTGCCATCATCGCCCCTCACGTGACGATGGGCCGGATGCTCATCGACATGTTCAGCGACATCGAGAACGCTGAGATGCTCTTTGTCTGGGGCACCAACCCGGCCACCGACTCCCCGCCCCTCGACATGCATCGGCTCGAAGCGGCAACGGCTCGCGGGGCCGACATCGTGGTGATCGACCCTCGCCGCACCGAAACGGTCGAACTCGGCAACGCCCAATGGGTTCCGATCCGCCCAGGGACCGACGCGGCCCTGGCCCTCTCCATGATCGGAGTGCTGATTGACGAGGACCTCTACGACGAGGACTTCGCAGACAACTGGTGCCACGGCTTCGAGGAACTGCGCAGCTACGTCCAACACTTCTCCCCGGAAGTGACCGAAACCATCACGGGCGTGCCTGCGGACACCATTCGGGACCTCGCCCGGCGCCTCGCAGGAGCCACCGGCGCATGTCCGCTGATGTACAGCGGCCTCGAGTACTCCAACAGCGGCATTCAGGCGATCCGAGCCGTGTATTCGTTGTTTGCCCTCGCTGGCCAACTCGACGTGCCCGGTGGCATCGGGCTCGCAATGCTCGACACGCACTTTCCGATCAACCGGTCATGCAATCAGCCCAATCCCGACATCGGTCGGGCGGTGGGTTTCGACAAGTTCCCGCTCTACTCCAAGTACCGGGGCGAGGGCCACGCATCGAGCTTGGTCGACGCTGTGCTGCACGAGGATCCCTACGCGATTCGAGCACTAATCATCCACGGCGCCTCCATCCTCACCTCATGGCCCCAGACACCGATCTGGGAGGAGACACTCTCCAAGCTGGACTTCGTGGTGTGCATCGACCGCAACCTTACCGCAGACGCCCGCTACGCCGACGTGGTGCTGCCGGCAACCACCATGTTCGAGATCGACTCCTACATGACGTACGGTCCCATATTCCGACTGCGGGACAAGGTCATCGAACCAGTTGGGGAGGCTCGCAACGACTACCTGATCATGGCTGAGCTTGCTCGCAGACTCGGCCATGGGCACCTGTTCCCGCAGACTGAGGACGAGATGATTCGCCGAGCGCTCGACGGATCCGGGTTCACAGTGGAGGACGTGAGAGAGGCGGGTGGCTGGGTGAAGCTCCCAACGCCGATGATGGAGTACAAGAAATGGCAGAAGGGCGGACTGCGCCACGACGGCACCCCAGGGTTCGACACCCCGACAGGCAAGTTCGAGATCTGGTCCACCATCCTCGAGGACTACGGCTACGAGCCCCTCCCCAAGTACACCGAGCCGACCGAGGGACCCATCGCCGCTCCCGATGTGGCCGAGGACTACCCCCTCGTCTTCAACTCGGGGGCGCGACCTCAGACTGACTTCCGTTCGCAGCACCACGGGGTCGGCGACCTCGTCAAAGACAGCCCCGAACCGATTGTGGAAATCAACCTGGAGGATGCCGCGGAGCGCGGAATCAACACCGGTGACCTCGTCGAGGTTTCCACGAAACGCGGCGCAGTACCGTTCCGCGCCAGAGTCACAGACGGGATCGTCAAGGGCGCCATCGAAGCGAACATGGGTGGGGGAACCGCAGTGGGCCCGGAGCCCTGGCAGGAGTGGAACGTCAACATCCTCACCGACCTCGACAACTACGACGAGATCTCCGGATTCCCCGTATACAAGGCGCTCCTGTGCGAAGTCATGAAGCTAGAAGAAGGTACCGAGGCCACGCGGCGCACCGCCCGGGCCCACGTCGCCGACACCACCCGGCCGCTCGCACAGCCTCGTCCCGCGAAACGACGCATCTACCTCGACAACAACGCCACCACCGAGATCGACGACGAGGTGCGCAAAGCAATGGCATCGTACCTTGGGGCCTCCCACGGCAACCCTTCGAGTATCCACCGCTCCGGTAGAGACGCCAGGCAAGCGATCGTCCAGGCCCGCCGCCAGATCTCGCGGCTGATCAACGCCCGCCCGCGAAGCATCATCTTCACCGGCGGCGGCTCCGAGGCCGACAATCTGGCTCTCAAAGGTGTCGCCTTCAGATACACAGACAAGGGCCGCCACCTCATCACCACCACAATCGAGCACCCCGCAGTCCTCGGGGCAGCAGCCTTCCTGGAGCGTATCGGGTACGACATCACCTACCTCGACGTCGACGAATGGGGACGGCTCGACCCGAAACGGCTCGCGATGGCGATGCGTGACGACACCATCCTGGTGTCGATCATGATGGCCAACAACGAGGTCGGCACCATCCAGCCCATCAAGGAGCTGTGCCGGATCACCCACGATAGAGGGGCGCTCTTCCACACCGACGCAGTGCAAGCGGTGGGAAAGATCCTCGTCGACGTCGACGACCTCGGCATCGATCTCCTGAGCATCGCGGCCCACAAGTTCCACGGCCCCAAGGGGGTTGGGGCGCTATACGTGCGCAAAGGTGTCGAACTCGAGGCGCTCATCCACGGAGGAAAGCAGGAACGCGGACTCCGGGCCGGCACCGAGAACGTCCCCGCCATCGTGGGAATGGGTAGAGCCGCGGATCTTGCCCCCGACCGGGTGGCGAGCGGGGACCGGCTGGCAGAGCTACGGGACCGACTCGAGGAGAAGATCCGCCGGCTGGTACCCGGTGCGGCACTCAACGGCGACCGCGACAACCGGCTGCCCAACACACTCAACCTCACCCTCCCCGGGCTCCGGGGAGAATCCCTGGTGGTGGCCCTCGATCAGCACGGCATCGCACTCTCGTCAGGGTCCGCCTGCAAGACCGGCAACCCCGACCCCACCCACGTCCTCATCGCAATGGGCAGAGCGCCCGAATCCGCGCATTGTGCTGTGCGGTTCTCGCTGTCCCACCACACCACAGACGAGGACATCGACGCCACCGTGAACGCGCTGGCTGAGGTGCTCGAAGAGATGGAGACCACCGTTCGCTTCCTGTCCTGCAAGTGA
- a CDS encoding carboxymuconolactone decarboxylase family protein: protein MPTLDLIEEEEASERVQQTYKKIKARYGGFLPDIYKAFANDPTYLESINDHMAKVLEPRKVDAKTKEVIAFTVAAINACDFCLNAHTAGLHRHGYDDEAIAEILGTVALWSEVTRFNIGAQVTWTPTG, encoded by the coding sequence ATGCCGACCTTAGATCTCATCGAGGAAGAGGAAGCCAGCGAGCGTGTACAGCAGACATACAAGAAGATCAAGGCTCGCTACGGTGGCTTCCTGCCCGACATCTACAAGGCATTCGCCAACGACCCGACCTACTTGGAGTCGATCAACGACCATATGGCCAAGGTGCTCGAACCCCGCAAGGTCGACGCCAAGACCAAGGAAGTCATCGCCTTCACAGTGGCGGCCATCAACGCATGCGACTTCTGCCTAAACGCCCACACTGCCGGCTTGCACCGTCACGGGTACGACGACGAGGCGATCGCTGAGATCCTCGGAACCGTTGCTCTCTGGTCTGAGGTGACTCGATTCAACATCGGGGCACAGGTCACATGGACACCAACCGGTTAG
- a CDS encoding FMN-binding glutamate synthase family protein, translating into MNLPRSGGKLSGQAAKTGTGGHLPCLKVTVEIAEVRGLTPGEDAVSPSRFPEWTEPEQFAEFAAEVRERTGGIPIGFKLSAQHVEDDLEAALEVGVDYVILDGRGGATGAAPLLFRDNISVPTIPALARARRFLDEHAPDVTLVITGGLRTPADFVKAMALGADAIALANAPLQAIGCLGMRACNTNNCPVGIATQKEHLRARLPVDEAAHRLARYFGAAVELMQVLARACGHSSLSDLTVDDLTTWKPEMAALSGVSFGGVAAVR; encoded by the coding sequence TTGAACCTTCCACGATCTGGGGGGAAGCTCAGTGGGCAGGCCGCCAAAACTGGTACGGGAGGTCACCTGCCGTGTCTCAAGGTGACGGTGGAGATCGCCGAGGTGCGAGGCCTTACCCCAGGCGAGGACGCCGTTTCGCCTTCGCGCTTTCCGGAATGGACCGAACCTGAGCAGTTCGCCGAGTTCGCAGCAGAAGTTCGTGAGCGAACCGGGGGGATCCCGATCGGGTTCAAGCTGTCAGCACAACACGTCGAAGACGACCTCGAGGCTGCGCTCGAGGTGGGTGTCGACTATGTGATTCTTGATGGGCGTGGGGGAGCGACCGGTGCGGCGCCACTGTTGTTCCGTGACAACATATCGGTTCCGACGATCCCGGCGTTGGCGAGGGCACGGCGGTTCCTCGACGAACACGCACCCGATGTCACCCTTGTCATCACCGGCGGGCTGCGCACACCTGCTGACTTTGTGAAGGCAATGGCGCTTGGAGCTGATGCGATAGCCCTAGCAAACGCCCCGCTTCAGGCGATCGGCTGCCTGGGCATGCGGGCGTGTAACACGAATAACTGCCCTGTCGGCATCGCCACCCAAAAGGAGCACCTCCGTGCGCGTCTTCCTGTTGACGAAGCGGCGCACCGGCTGGCGCGGTATTTCGGGGCTGCTGTCGAACTCATGCAGGTACTAGCGAGGGCATGTGGTCACTCCAGTCTGAGCGATCTGACTGTTGACGACTTGACGACTTGGAAACCAGAGATGGCCGCGTTGTCCGGCGTGTCATTCGGCGGAGTTGCAGCGGTCCGCTAG
- a CDS encoding DUF805 domain-containing protein, translating into MTFTESIATCFSKYATFSGRATQPEYWWFALFTSVVSVFLSTAGASGLATLSLIFGLATFLPGLSAAVRRLHDTNHSGWFLLIALVPFGGFYVLWLLIKKGNDGMNIYDYEPGYPQAGTISQDWAPPEDTQFR; encoded by the coding sequence GTGACATTCACCGAATCCATCGCCACCTGCTTTTCGAAGTACGCGACGTTCTCAGGCCGCGCAACGCAACCCGAGTACTGGTGGTTCGCCCTTTTCACGTCGGTGGTTTCGGTATTCCTATCCACTGCGGGCGCTAGCGGGTTAGCCACTTTATCGTTGATTTTCGGACTGGCAACTTTCCTGCCAGGGCTTTCCGCCGCCGTCCGCCGACTGCATGACACGAACCATTCGGGGTGGTTCTTGTTGATTGCGCTCGTCCCGTTTGGTGGGTTCTACGTCCTGTGGCTGTTGATCAAGAAAGGCAATGACGGTATGAACATCTACGACTACGAACCCGGGTACCCACAAGCCGGAACGATTAGCCAGGACTGGGCGCCGCCAGAAGACACGCAGTTTCGGTAG
- a CDS encoding winged helix-turn-helix transcriptional regulator — MAQSDTKIHDFTASAPAFSITVEARPVYEALTHLFVWSHGSRADYADTVTFDLMEHAGAEILGMLQALGDNEQVWPSLIGIATEPGVKTVSDLIRRLDEKALEHILECRTNSEHTAKNATALPSTSPAEFGDKLISILTKFETEIEPELADRMAILERSAEEKRAMARRMSPADLVEEATGGVALEIGPQVAGILLIPSIAIRPWALLCEHEGTRIVCYSVTDEVLNADPEAPPAYLVDLFKALGDERRLSMLKLISQGNTTLRELTDHTGLAKSTAHHHIGALRRAGLIRVVVTDDDNYYQLRSTNVGDAGSLLRRFLGQDN, encoded by the coding sequence ATGGCACAGTCAGACACCAAAATTCACGACTTCACAGCGTCGGCGCCGGCGTTCTCTATCACCGTTGAAGCGCGGCCTGTTTACGAGGCTCTGACGCACTTGTTTGTGTGGAGCCACGGTAGCCGCGCCGACTACGCCGACACGGTTACGTTCGACCTAATGGAACACGCCGGCGCAGAGATTCTCGGCATGCTGCAAGCCCTCGGCGACAATGAGCAAGTCTGGCCGAGCCTCATCGGAATCGCAACGGAACCGGGCGTCAAGACCGTCTCCGACCTGATCCGCCGACTCGACGAGAAAGCGCTCGAACATATCCTGGAATGTAGAACGAACTCCGAGCACACAGCAAAAAACGCCACCGCCTTGCCCAGCACCTCCCCCGCGGAGTTCGGCGACAAGCTCATTTCGATTCTGACAAAGTTTGAGACAGAAATCGAACCGGAGCTTGCGGACCGCATGGCGATACTCGAACGGTCCGCCGAGGAAAAGCGAGCGATGGCAAGGCGAATGTCCCCTGCTGATCTCGTAGAGGAAGCGACAGGCGGCGTCGCTCTCGAGATTGGTCCACAGGTCGCCGGAATTCTGCTGATCCCCTCCATTGCGATCAGACCATGGGCTCTGCTGTGCGAACACGAAGGCACCCGAATTGTTTGCTACTCGGTGACCGACGAAGTTCTCAACGCGGACCCCGAAGCACCGCCGGCGTACTTGGTGGACCTGTTCAAGGCGCTGGGAGACGAAAGACGGCTGTCGATGCTCAAGCTCATCTCACAGGGCAACACCACACTCCGAGAACTCACCGACCACACCGGCCTCGCCAAGTCGACAGCTCACCACCACATTGGTGCGCTCCGGCGAGCCGGACTCATCAGAGTTGTCGTTACGGACGACGACAACTACTACCAACTCAGATCAACCAATGTTGGAGACGCAGGTTCGCTGCTTCGCCGATTCCTCGGCCAAGACAACTGA